The following coding sequences lie in one Anguilla anguilla isolate fAngAng1 chromosome 14, fAngAng1.pri, whole genome shotgun sequence genomic window:
- the LOC118212288 gene encoding interleukin-17A-like has protein sequence MNLAIVLLVVLSTAPSVRSILRCSKCEDNCTRREIDQSAKVLFSNAASSFIGKDEINRSLAPWTYKENFNATRLPKTIWTASCNHRLCRNDTLLGFKPHLRVLDIKYNIRVYYREPCRTASHYRLVPETFSVTVGCTCIATRAS, from the exons ATGAACCTCGCGATTGTACTG TTAGTGGTTCTGAGCACGGCGCCTTCTGTCCGTTCGATACTACGCTGTTCTAAGTGTGAAGACAACTGTACCAGGAGGGAGATCGACCAGTCGGCGAAGGTTCTCTTCAGCAATGCCGCGAGTTCTTTCATCGGGAAGGATGAAATCAACCGCTCATTGGCCCCATGGACATACAA ggaaaACTTTAATGCCACTAGATTACCGAAGACTATCTGGACTGCCAGTTGCAACCATAGGCTTTGCCGGAACGACACGCTGTTAGGTTTCAAGCCCCACCTGCGCGTGCTGGACATCAAATACAACATCAGGGTCTACTACAGAGAGCCCTGCCGAACCGCGAGTCACTACAGGCTGGTCCCAGAGACGTTCAGCGTTACTGTGGGCTGCACGTGCATTGCAACACGCGCTTCCTAA